A genomic region of Trifolium pratense cultivar HEN17-A07 linkage group LG3, ARS_RC_1.1, whole genome shotgun sequence contains the following coding sequences:
- the LOC123918493 gene encoding dirigent protein 25-like, with protein sequence MAHFETLATTMSLKAILSMALIFLTFTSTTSSRILSELETPEEPISGSAESPVSSILPPLPLPATATATATTTGTDIPDQHHTLSFFLHDILGGSNPTARAVTGVVTNPALNAQVAFAKPNGANLPLNSGVPQNNNNNGIINNNNLPFLTGLGGNTGNVFNNNNNNNGNNNFPVTNMNQIPQGMTVQELMFGTMTVFDDELTEGEELGSGLVGKAQGFYIASSVEGTSQVMAFTAKFEENGYEDSLSFFGVHRTTQVSQSQLAIIGGTGKYVNANGFAIIKTFPVNNGQQHSTDGLETLLHLTAYLSY encoded by the coding sequence ATGGCACACTTTGAAACTCTTGCTACCACTATGTCTCTCAAAGCTATATTGTCTATGGCATTGATATTCCTGACATTCACTTCCACAACTTCAAGCCGAATCCTTAGTGAACTAGAAACACCAGAAGAACCAATTTCTGGTTCTGCAGAGTCCCCCGTTTCTTCCATTCTTCCTCCACTTCCACTTCCAGCCACAGCCACAGCCACAGCCACAACAACTGGTACTGATATTCCCGATCAGCACCACACACTATCATTTTTCCTGCACGACATTCTTGGCGGCTCCAATCCAACAGCAAGGGCAGTGACTGGAGTTGTTACAAACCCTGCCCTTAATGCTCAAGTTGCGTTTGCAAAACCAAATGGTGCAAACCTTCCTCTAAACAGTGGAGTTCCACagaacaataacaacaatggaattataaacaacaacaaccttccTTTCCTGACAGGACTCGGTGGAAACACAGGCAACGTcttcaataacaataacaataataatgggAACAATAATTTTCCAGTGACGAATATGAATCAGATACCGCAGGGAATGACGGTGCAGGAGCTGATGTTTGGTACGATGACAGTGTTTGATGATGAATTAACAGAAGGTGAAGAGTTGGGATCAGGATTAGTAGGGAAAGCACAAGGGTTTTATATAGCAAGCTCAGTGGAAGGAACAAGTCAAGTAATGGCTTTCACTGCAAAGTTTGAAGAGAATGGTTATGAAGATAGTCTTAGCTTCTTTGGGGTACACAGAACAACACAAGTTTCACAATCACAACTTGCAATTATTGGAGGAACAGGAAAGTATGTGAATGCTAATGGATTTGCTATTATTAAGACTTTTCCGGTTAACAACGGCCAACAACATAGCACTGATGGACTCGAAACTCTCTTGCACCTTACTGCCTATCTTTCCTATTAA
- the LOC123914708 gene encoding dirigent protein 9-like, protein MALRLNFTSFSLIKVLILHISLLSITLRYVKTQENHHDITKPTIITSLTFFMHDILGGSNPSERIVNGIIVNTQKTTNIPFSKPNNRKFPIKGSIPIFDTSISTNISPSTSSTTMIKNIDKNKVIIDSSNSNSLPYVTPNHLPLGATLEKLLFGRITVIDDEITKGYELNSEVIGKVQGFHLVSSLDGSSQTMAFTALFGNETHEDDDAINFFGVHRMATHESYISVVGGIGKYENARGYAKIETLQLPYEDRNTNGMETIFQITVYLGS, encoded by the coding sequence ATGGCCTTAAGGCTTAACTTCACCTCTTTTTCCTTAATTAAAGTCCTAATACTCCACATCTCCCTCTTAAGCATCACCCTAAGATATGTCAAAACACAAGAGAATCATCATGATATAACTAAACCAACAATTATAACATCACTCACTTTCTTCATGCATGATATTCTAGGTGGATCAAACCCTTCAGAAAGAATTGTGAATGGCATCATTGTCAACACACAAAAAACCACTAAcattcctttctcaaaaccaaATAACAGAAAATTCCCTATTAAAGGTAGCATACCAATTTTTGATACTAGTATTAGTACAAATATTTCTCCCTCAACCTCAAGCACAACAATGATAAAAAACATTGACAAAAACAAGGTGATTATAGATAGTAGTAACTCTAACTCACTTCCATATGTTACGCCGAATCATCTTCCACTAGGAGCAACATTAGAGAAGCTTTTATTTGGAAGAATTACAGTGATTGATGATGAAATTACAAAAGGGTATGAGTTGAATTCAGAGGTTATTGGTAAAGTACAAGGATTTCATTTGGTTAGTTCATTGGATGGAAGTAGTCAAACCATGGCATTTACAGCTTTGTTTGGTAATGAAACACATGAAGATGATGATGCTATTAATTTCTTTGGAGTGCATAGAATGGCTACACATGAGTCCTATATTTCTGTTGTTGGAGGAATCGGTAAATATGAAAATGCAAGAGGGTATGCGAAAATTGAGACGTTACAGTTACCTTATGAAGACAGAAATACTAATGGGATGGAAACAATTTTTCAGATTACTGTCTACTTAGGAAGTTAG
- the LOC123918494 gene encoding pentatricopeptide repeat-containing protein At1g07740, mitochondrial-like — MMYQRAKSINNRNLLSPNYYYYYYNTNYNEKALFHTHTQQPQNQKPKSNLRNRKHIPFITEIKHVQTSEQALSLFHHYKELGFKHYYPSYAALLYKLARSRNFEAVEKILTHMKETNVQCNETLFIALFQHYGPVKAIELFHTMPQFNCVRTLQSFNSLLNLLIDHCMFCEANDAFDRSYEMGFRPNTVTFNIMIKCWLVKGEWGKACEVFDEMLQKKVQPSVVTYNSLIGFLSRKGDLDKAMMLVDDMRRKGKRANGVTYALLMEGLCSVGKYEEAKKLMFDMAYRGCKPQLVNFSVLMNDLGKRGKIDEAMVLFREMRKRRLKPDVVTYNVFVNYLCKEGKTAEAYKMLVEMQIGGCEPNAATYRMMLDGLCRNGDFEGGLNVLNAMMASRHCPRPDTFNCLVVGLLKSGNIDGGCFVLEEMVKRKVDFELESWEAVIKYACSEDDNGGSRLRIILASQSI, encoded by the coding sequence ATGATGTATCAAAGAGCAAAATCTATTAATAATCGGAATCTATTGTCCcctaattattactattattactaCAATACTAATTACAATGAAAAAGCTTTATTCCACACCCACACACAACAACCTCAAAaccaaaaaccaaaatcaaaccTTCGAAATCGAAAACACATTCCATTCATAACCGAAATCAAACATGTTCAAACCTCAGAACAAGCTTTGTCTCTGTTTCATCATTACAAAGAACTCGGTTTCAAACACTATTACCCTTCATATGCTGCATTACTCTACAAACTCGCACGTTCTAGAAACTTCGAAGCCGTCGAAAAAATCCTCACACACATGAAAGAAACCAATGTTCAATGTAATGAAACCCTTTTCATTGCTCTGTTTCAACATTATGGTCCTGTAAAAGCCATTGAACTCTTTCACACAATGCCACAGTTCAACTGTGTTCGTACTTTACAGTCTTTTAATTCGCTTCTTAATCTTCTTATTGATCATTGTATGTTTTGTGAGGCTAATGATGCTTTTGATCGATCCTATGAAATGGGTTTTCGTCCGAATACTGTTACGTTTAATATTATGATAAAGTGTTGGTTGGTGAAAGGTGAATGGGGAAAAGCATGTgaggtgtttgatgaaatgcttcAGAAGAAAGTGCAACCTAGTGTTGTTACTTATAATAGTCTTATTGGGTTTTTGTCTAGAAAAGGTGATTTGGATAAAGCGATGATGTTGGTTGATGATATGAGACGTAAAGGAAAACGTGCGAATGGAGTGACGTATGCGCTTTTGATGGAGGGTTTGTGTTCTGTGGGGAAGTATGAGGAAGCTAAGAAGTTAATGTTTGATATGGCGTATCGTGGATGTAAACCTCAGCTTGTGAATTTTTCTGTTTTGATGAATGATCTTGGAAAGAGGGGTAAGATTGATGAGGCGATGGTTTTATTCCGTGAGATGAGAAAGAGGCGGCTTAAGCCGGATGTTGTGACGTACAATGTATTTGTGAATTATCTTTGCAAGGAAGGTAAGACGGCGGAAGCTTACAAAATGTTGGTTGAGATGCAGATTGGTGGTTGCGAGCCAAATGCAGCTACATATAGGATGATGCTTGATGGTTTGTGTCGGAATGGGGATTTTGAGGGAGGGTTGAATGTTTTGAATGCAATGATGGCTAGTAGGCATTGTCCGCGACCCGATACGTTTAATTGTCTGGTTGTTGGGTTATTGAAGTCTGGGAATATTGATGGTGGATGCTTTGTTTTGGAAGAGATGGTGAAGAGAAAGGTAGATTTTGAATTGGAGAGCTGGGAAGCAGTGATAAAATATGCTTGCAGTGAGGATGATAATGGTGGCAGTAGGCTTAGGATTATACTTGCATCTCAGTCCATCTAA
- the LOC123918492 gene encoding protein SODIUM POTASSIUM ROOT DEFECTIVE 3-like encodes MKGIDMFCSSPASTAIIHSNMDQRSMLRRSRTTKTYDQRKNQLHHVPCSSQLPINPMPYFEKHRKSSSDKQNSSTTTDTRRKSSANVNDLSSRRYLLDDTPFIDWLSESNKILVPRGEAEAVSMDKKRKNDSHALVRSSSSALSSKDQVVVLRVSLHCKACEGKVRKHISKMEGVRSFNIEMETKKVTIIGAVTPLDVLASVSKVKSAQLWPSTTSSSSSSRLTFP; translated from the exons ATGAAAGGAATAGACATGTTCTGTTCTTCCCCTGCTTCAACAGCAATAATACATAGTAATATGGATCAACGTTCTATGCTACGACGAAGCAGAACCACGAAAACCTACGATCAAAGGAAAAACCAACTTCATCATGTTCCTTGTTCATCTCAATTACCTATTAATCCTATGCCTTACTTTGAGAAACATAGAAAAAGTTCATCAGATAAACAAAATAGTAGTACTACTACTGACACTCGTAGGAAAAGCTCCGCTAATGTCAACGATCTTTCTTCGAGAAGATATCTTCTCGATGACACGCCATTCATTGATTGGTTATCTGAGTCTAACAAAATATTGGTTCCTCGAGGTGAAGCCGAAGCTGTGTCCATggataagaaaagaaaaaatgattctCATGCTCTAGTTAGGTCCTCTTCTTCAGCTCTCTCCTCCAAGGACCag GTTGTGGTTCTAAGGGTGTCATTGCACTGCAAAGCCTGCGAAGGAAAAGTCAGAAAACATATTTCGAAAATGGAAG GAGTGAGATCATTCAACATAGAAATGGAGACAAAAAAAGTAACAATTATCGGAGCCGTGACGCCTTTAGATGTACTAGCAAGTGTATCCAAGGTGAAGAGTGCACAACTATGGCCGTCTACAACATCGTCATCCTCATCATCTAGACTAACATTTCCATGA